The genome window ATACAGGTCAAACCCAACTGTTGAGATATATCCGTGTTGCTGCGAGCCAAGCACATTGCCCGCGCCCCTTATCTCCAGATCCTCCATCGCGATCTTAAAGCCAGAGCCCAATTCTCTGTAACGCTCCAGGGCCCTTAAGCGCTTTTCTGATTCACTGCTTATAACGCGGCCCTTTGGCACTAGAAAATACGCGTATGCCTTGTTCTTAAACCTGCCCACGCGACCTTTTAATTGATATAAGTCTGCGAGTCCGAATCGATCCGCTCGATTCACTATCAATGTATTGGCATTCGGTATATCTATACCAGACTCTATTATAATGGTACAGACGAGAACGTCAATAGTTCCTTTCATAAAATCCCTCATCACCTTTTCCAGTTCTCTTGAGTGCATCTGGCCATGCGCAATAGCCATTTTCACGCTAGGGACAAGCTTAGAGAGATTCACAGCTACTTTGTCTATTGTCTCGACTCTATTGTGTATAAAAAATACCTGGCCCCTACGCTTTTTCTCCCTTAAGATAGCCTGCTTCACTAAGGCGCTGTCATATTCTGACACAATGACCTCGACAGGCAGCCTGTCTTTGGGCGGCGTCTCTATAATGGACATGTCTTTCACGCCCATAAGAGACATGTAAAGTGTGCGCGGTATTGGAGTAGCTGTCAATGTCAGGATATCCACAAGCGAACGCATCCTCTTAAGTCTCTCTTTGTCTCTTACGCCAAAGCGCTGTTCCTCGTCTATAACGACCAGGCCCAGGTCCTTGAATTTCAGATTCTTTCTTAAAATAGCATGCGTACCTATTATCACATCGACGAGGCCTTTTTCAGCTTCCTTGATGATCTTGGCGATCTCGCCCTGCGTCCTGAATCGACAGACGATCTCCACCTTTATAGGAAAATCTTTCATCCTGTCTTTAAATGTGATCAAATGCTGTTCAGCAAGCAAGGTCGTTGGTACAAGTATGGCGACCTGTTTATTATCCATGACTGCCTTAAATGCAGCCCGCAGCGCAACCTCGGTCTTGCCATAGCCTACATCACCACACAGGAGCCTGTCCATTGGCTTGGAGGATTCCATATCTTTTTTTACTTCCTGCCACGAGCGCGCCTGGTCAGGTGTTTCTTTAAAAGGAAATCTTTTCTTAAATTCGCCCTGCCATTCTGTGTCTTCTGAAAACTTGAATCCACGCAGCTTAAGACGCATTGCGCTCAGTTCAATAAGCTCAAATGCCATTGAATATATTCCCTTTTTGACCTTCTCTTTCGCGTTTTGCCATGCCTTTGAGCCGAGCCTGTGCAATTTTGGCGGCCTTTTTTCAAATGCCACGTACTTCTGTATCAGATTCATCTCTTCTATTGGCACGTAGAGCTTATCACTATCAGCATACTCTATTACAATGTGATCCTTTTCCGCGCCGTTAAAATCTATCTTTTCAAATCCCCTGAACCGGCCTACGCCATGATCGACATGAACAACATAATCATTCAGCTGTATATCTATAAATGACTCCAGCGGCCTTTTTTCGCCAAGCTCGATCTCTTTTAATTTTCTCCTCTTTGGATACAGCCCCAGCTTCGGCAGGATAATAACCATGGCATGCTCTTCAAGTGTTTCGCTTGAAGTAATGCTGAAACTCTTTATTGAAGAAACTTTATTTCCTGAGAGCTCGATCCTTACTGGGCCTTCAAAGGTAGGCGGAAATATATCTATTATGCTGCCGCGCATGCTATAGTCACCAGGCTCAGAGATCCCCTGGCATCTCTCGTAGCCATACTCAGACAGCTCTTTAGCGAGAGTATTGTAATTTACATCTTCACCTTTGTAGATCTTTATAGATTCAAACATATAAATCGCGGAAATACGCAGAAGCCCGCCTTCGGCGGGACGCGGAACCTACGCGGAAACTCAACTTCAGCGTAGTTCCGCGTTACGTTCCGCGTGGTTCCGCGGTATCTTACATTTTCTCAGGAGCATTCACTCCAAGCAGACTCAATCCGCTAAAAAGCACTGCCTTGACTGCTTTTATCAAAGAGAGTCTGGCCCCAGTAACATTATTATCGTCAGTTACCACTCGATAAGAATTGTAATAGGAATGAAAAAGGCTGGCTAATTCCTGCAGATAAGACAATAATATATATGGTTCAAGATTATTTGCAGCTGTCTGGATTATCTTTGGATAGCGCATCAGGTTCTTTATTAAGCTGATCTCTTCTGGCTTATCAAGAAGGTGTAGATTTCTCACGTCAGGCTTAGCACCTTCTGAAAACTTACCAATGCTGGCGATCCTTGCATGTGCGTATTGGATGTAATAAACAGGGTTGTCCATGCTCTTGGACTTTGCGAGCTCTAAATCAAAATCCAGGTGGCTATCAGTGCGGCGCATCATAAAAAAGAACCTGCCCGCGTCCTTGCCTACCTCGTCAATCACCTGCCTCAGGGTTATGAACTCTCCTTCTCTTGTGGACATCTTCATTGGCTTTTTGTCTCTATAGAGCGTGACAAGTTGGGAGATAAGGATCGAAAGGTTGTCCTTGTCAAAACCGAGCGCCTGGCACGCGGCCTTCATGCGATTCACGTAGCCATGATGATCAGGCCCCCATATGTTTATCACCTTCTTGTATCCCTTTTCAAATTTTTCCTTGTGATAGGCAATGTCTGGCGCAAGATATGTGAAACTCCCATCATTTTTTATCACAACTCTATCCTTGTCATCCTTAAATCTGGTAGACGCAAACCAGGTAGCGCCATCCTTCTCATACAAAAACCCCTTGTCTTTTAAAATCGCAAGGGCCTTTTTTATCTTTCCGGATTCAGAAAGCTTTCTCTGGCTATACCATACATCAAAATGTACGCCAAAATCATCCAGGTCCTTTTTTATCGTAGTCATGATCTGCTTATAGGCATAATCAGCAAAAGATTTATCAGGCGTATCCTTCTTTGCCCTATCTTTCATCTCTCTCGCGATCTCATATATGTAATCGCCTTTATAGCCATTTTCAGGAAACCCTGAGCCTTCGCCGATCGCCTCCAAAAACCTTGCCTTGACTGAACAGCCAAGGATATTCATCTGCACGCCTTCATCATTGAGGTAATATTCGCGTGTCACTTTATATCCGCAGTTTTCCATGATCCTCGCAAGACTGTCGCCAATAGCTGCCTGCCTGCCATGCGCCACAGTCAATGGCCCTGTGGGATTAGCGCTCACGAACTCGATCTGCACCTTCTTGCCTTTTCCGATAGTGGAGCAGCCAAACTTATTTTTCTGGCCAAGGATATCCTTGAGCTCATCTATTGCTGAACTGCGTGAAAGGTAAAAATTTATAAATCCGGGTTTCTCTATCTTGATCTGGTCGATATCGTCTTTTGGTCGAACCATCTCTCTTACAAGGTTCGACGCTATCTCCATAGGCGATCTTTTCAGCGACTGTGTAAGCCGCATCGCTATGTTCGTAGAAAAATCTCCAAACCTGTCTTCTTTCGGGTATTCAAGGTAGACTTCAGGTAAGACCTTGGCGGGACAGTCAGGATATGACTTTTTTATGGACTCTTCTATTAGATTTATTATTTTCTCTTCTAGTTTTGACATGTGGGAATCTTTTCTGTTTTTTATTTAACGTGCCCAAGAACACCTTAGTGATCTTTGGATCAAACTGCTTACCTGCGCCTCTTAAAAGTTCTTGTCTGACCTGTCTATACGACAAGGCCTTTCTGTAGGGTCTATCTGAGACCATTGATTCATATGCATCAACTATTGCGAGTATTCTCGCTGCCAAGGGTATCTTATCTTTTTTTAATTTTCCAGGATATCCATTACCATCATACCTCTCATGGTGACGCAATATTATGGGCGCGAGTTCCTTTAAAAAACCTATCTG of Candidatus Gorgyraea atricola contains these proteins:
- the argS gene encoding arginine--tRNA ligase is translated as MSKLEEKIINLIEESIKKSYPDCPAKVLPEVYLEYPKEDRFGDFSTNIAMRLTQSLKRSPMEIASNLVREMVRPKDDIDQIKIEKPGFINFYLSRSSAIDELKDILGQKNKFGCSTIGKGKKVQIEFVSANPTGPLTVAHGRQAAIGDSLARIMENCGYKVTREYYLNDEGVQMNILGCSVKARFLEAIGEGSGFPENGYKGDYIYEIAREMKDRAKKDTPDKSFADYAYKQIMTTIKKDLDDFGVHFDVWYSQRKLSESGKIKKALAILKDKGFLYEKDGATWFASTRFKDDKDRVVIKNDGSFTYLAPDIAYHKEKFEKGYKKVINIWGPDHHGYVNRMKAACQALGFDKDNLSILISQLVTLYRDKKPMKMSTREGEFITLRQVIDEVGKDAGRFFFMMRRTDSHLDFDLELAKSKSMDNPVYYIQYAHARIASIGKFSEGAKPDVRNLHLLDKPEEISLIKNLMRYPKIIQTAANNLEPYILLSYLQELASLFHSYYNSYRVVTDDNNVTGARLSLIKAVKAVLFSGLSLLGVNAPEKM
- the mfd gene encoding transcription-repair coupling factor, with product MFESIKIYKGEDVNYNTLAKELSEYGYERCQGISEPGDYSMRGSIIDIFPPTFEGPVRIELSGNKVSSIKSFSITSSETLEEHAMVIILPKLGLYPKRRKLKEIELGEKRPLESFIDIQLNDYVVHVDHGVGRFRGFEKIDFNGAEKDHIVIEYADSDKLYVPIEEMNLIQKYVAFEKRPPKLHRLGSKAWQNAKEKVKKGIYSMAFELIELSAMRLKLRGFKFSEDTEWQGEFKKRFPFKETPDQARSWQEVKKDMESSKPMDRLLCGDVGYGKTEVALRAAFKAVMDNKQVAILVPTTLLAEQHLITFKDRMKDFPIKVEIVCRFRTQGEIAKIIKEAEKGLVDVIIGTHAILRKNLKFKDLGLVVIDEEQRFGVRDKERLKRMRSLVDILTLTATPIPRTLYMSLMGVKDMSIIETPPKDRLPVEVIVSEYDSALVKQAILREKKRRGQVFFIHNRVETIDKVAVNLSKLVPSVKMAIAHGQMHSRELEKVMRDFMKGTIDVLVCTIIIESGIDIPNANTLIVNRADRFGLADLYQLKGRVGRFKNKAYAYFLVPKGRVISSESEKRLRALERYRELGSGFKIAMEDLEIRGAGNVLGSQQHGYISTVGFDLYCRMLREIVGQVKAEKD